In Pseudomonas fluorescens, a genomic segment contains:
- the tssK gene encoding type VI secretion system baseplate subunit TssK, translated as MLVHKVIWQEGMLLRPQHLQHNDRYYNQQLNRTRLLGCDTWGFITLEIDLQYLRLGKIVVNQASGVLPDGSLFELSAAMEPLVLQVPANAGRQGIYLALPLTTHNQIEARKQDQADVWARYITWPMDVGDSNAGIDLRCQIHCGRPDLRLLLGEHHSDQACVMLKVAQVVDCTDEEGVSLDPEFSPTFMYVQGSAYVSSCLKEVISLLACRGDAIAERIQGNGAAAGSQIGDFLMLQLVNRCEWVLRHYLGQVQVRPETVFRECLSMLGELSTFAHDSKRAPLDVRYRHNDQGASFRGLMEGIRSMLSMVLEQHAMELALQQRQYGVLVCQVSDLKLLGSATFILTASAQCDSDELRHRLPAHLKIGPVERIRELVNLHLAGIKVKPLPVAPRQLPFHAGKTYFMLELSARDITQLEHSGGFAFHVGGEFAELELTFWAIRN; from the coding sequence ATGCTCGTTCATAAAGTCATTTGGCAGGAAGGCATGTTGTTGCGGCCCCAGCACCTGCAACACAACGATCGTTACTACAACCAGCAACTCAACCGCACCCGCCTGCTGGGCTGCGACACCTGGGGTTTCATCACCCTTGAAATCGACCTGCAGTACCTGCGCCTGGGCAAGATCGTCGTCAACCAAGCCAGTGGTGTATTACCCGACGGCAGCCTCTTCGAGTTGAGTGCCGCCATGGAGCCGCTGGTCCTGCAGGTACCTGCCAACGCGGGCAGGCAAGGGATCTATCTTGCGTTGCCGTTGACGACCCACAACCAGATCGAGGCGCGCAAGCAGGACCAGGCCGATGTCTGGGCACGCTATATCACCTGGCCGATGGACGTTGGCGACTCCAATGCCGGTATCGATTTACGTTGTCAGATTCACTGCGGCCGTCCGGACCTGCGCCTGCTGCTGGGGGAGCATCACAGTGACCAGGCGTGTGTGATGCTCAAGGTCGCCCAGGTTGTGGATTGCACGGATGAAGAGGGCGTGAGCCTGGACCCGGAGTTCAGCCCGACCTTCATGTATGTCCAGGGATCGGCTTATGTATCGTCGTGCCTCAAGGAGGTGATCAGCCTGCTGGCCTGCCGAGGCGACGCCATTGCAGAGCGTATCCAGGGCAACGGTGCCGCCGCCGGTTCGCAGATCGGCGACTTTCTGATGCTGCAACTGGTCAATCGTTGCGAGTGGGTCCTGCGTCACTATCTGGGCCAGGTTCAGGTTCGTCCGGAAACGGTGTTCCGCGAGTGCCTGTCGATGCTCGGTGAGTTATCGACGTTCGCCCATGACAGCAAGCGTGCCCCGTTGGACGTGCGGTATCGGCATAACGACCAGGGCGCCAGCTTTCGTGGGCTGATGGAGGGCATTCGCTCCATGCTGTCGATGGTGCTGGAGCAGCATGCCATGGAGCTCGCGCTGCAACAGCGTCAATACGGCGTGCTGGTATGCCAGGTGAGCGACCTCAAGCTGCTCGGCAGCGCGACCTTCATCCTGACGGCCAGCGCGCAGTGTGATTCGGATGAGCTTCGTCACCGTTTGCCGGCGCATCTGAAGATCGGCCCGGTGGAGCGTATACGCGAACTGGTCAACCTGCATCTGGCGGGCATCAAGGTCAAGCCGCTGCCGGTGGCACCGCGACAGTTGCCGTTCCATGCCGGCAAAACCTATTTCATGCTCGAACTCAGCGCCCGGGACATCACGCAACTGGAGCATTCGGGTGGGTTTGCCTTCCATGTCGGCGGCGAGTTTGCCGAGCTTGAACTCACCTTCTGGGCCATCAGGAACTGA
- the icmH gene encoding type IVB secretion system protein IcmH/DotU — translation MTTDREYPQDEKTVLLDREGRGPAQGAITDFPTPPRFEQLEDRMIYAARLQGAQTFNMGLNPLVAVAWELLAEVARLRNHGGRESLQTLNDRLSEGVTQFETRALHEGSENGQVMSARYVLCSVIDEAVVTTAWGSRSDWSKVSLLSRFHNETFGGEKFFQLLERLSRDPVKHIALLELMYLCLAMGFEGKYRVMERGVLQLEAVRDALYRQVRHVRGTPLPVSVLPPRVEPVRHKAPRKLPTLWVGILCLGCMLAIYSGFAWVLGKERTQVLQPFQISAPDLTRTPL, via the coding sequence ATGACCACGGACCGTGAATACCCACAGGACGAAAAAACTGTCCTGCTTGATCGTGAAGGACGGGGGCCGGCGCAGGGCGCGATCACCGATTTCCCCACGCCACCGCGCTTCGAGCAATTGGAAGACCGAATGATCTACGCGGCCCGCTTGCAGGGCGCGCAGACCTTCAATATGGGGCTTAACCCGCTGGTTGCGGTCGCTTGGGAATTACTCGCGGAGGTGGCCCGGCTCAGGAACCATGGCGGTCGGGAAAGCTTGCAAACACTGAATGATCGGCTGTCGGAAGGGGTCACCCAATTCGAGACCCGTGCCTTACATGAGGGGAGCGAAAACGGCCAGGTCATGTCGGCGCGTTATGTGTTGTGCAGCGTGATCGACGAAGCGGTGGTGACCACCGCCTGGGGCAGTCGCAGCGACTGGTCGAAGGTCAGCCTGCTGAGCCGCTTCCATAACGAAACGTTCGGCGGCGAAAAGTTTTTCCAGCTGCTGGAGCGACTGTCCCGAGACCCGGTCAAGCACATTGCGCTGCTGGAATTGATGTACCTGTGCCTGGCGATGGGGTTTGAGGGTAAATATCGGGTCATGGAGCGTGGCGTGCTGCAACTTGAAGCGGTGCGCGATGCCTTGTATCGCCAGGTCAGGCATGTCCGGGGCACGCCGCTGCCTGTCTCTGTATTACCGCCACGGGTGGAGCCCGTACGCCATAAAGCCCCGCGCAAGCTGCCGACCCTTTGGGTTGGAATCCTTTGCCTGGGCTGCATGCTGGCGATCTATTCGGGGTTTGCCTGGGTATTGGGCAAAGAGCGCACACAGGTGCTGCAACCTTTTCAAATTTCGGCGCCGGATCTGACTCGGACGCCCCTGTAA
- a CDS encoding serine/threonine-protein kinase: MSATVAPPSLLAGRYQLERILGSGGMGVVYRARDLLHEQFGEPCSSVALKVLGETFAECPDAHVLLYSEFALARGLRHERVVRMYGFDVDINRHIAFFTMELMHGMTLDRLLLEYPGGMPWRELQPMAVQLLDAVAYTHRLGVLHGDLKPGNVMVSEEGLRLFDFGLGQSLLTTGLPGLSRGHIGAWTPAYAAPELLAGDALSMAADLYGVACVLYEMAQGRRPGERSSAESLPRPRQWPRHYWPALRTALALDPERRTISVAELREMMGCPWRRWFV, encoded by the coding sequence ATGAGCGCGACCGTGGCCCCACCCAGCCTGCTCGCCGGGCGTTATCAGCTGGAGCGGATACTCGGCAGCGGAGGCATGGGTGTGGTCTACCGCGCCCGTGACTTGCTGCACGAACAATTCGGCGAACCGTGTTCCAGTGTGGCCTTGAAGGTCCTCGGCGAAACCTTTGCCGAGTGCCCGGACGCCCATGTGCTGTTGTACAGCGAGTTTGCCCTGGCCCGCGGCCTGCGACATGAGCGGGTGGTGCGCATGTATGGATTCGACGTCGATATCAACCGGCATATCGCGTTCTTTACCATGGAGTTGATGCACGGCATGACCCTGGACCGACTGCTGCTCGAATACCCCGGTGGCATGCCTTGGCGAGAACTGCAACCGATGGCGGTGCAGTTGCTCGACGCCGTGGCGTATACCCATCGCCTGGGTGTGCTGCACGGCGATCTGAAGCCGGGCAACGTCATGGTCAGCGAGGAGGGCCTGCGGTTGTTCGATTTCGGCCTGGGGCAGTCGCTGCTCACGACCGGGTTGCCGGGCCTGAGCCGCGGCCATATCGGTGCCTGGACACCCGCTTATGCCGCGCCGGAGCTGCTGGCCGGCGATGCGCTGTCAATGGCCGCCGACCTGTACGGCGTGGCGTGCGTGCTTTACGAGATGGCGCAAGGACGGCGGCCGGGGGAGCGCTCATCCGCTGAGTCACTGCCGCGGCCACGGCAATGGCCTCGGCATTATTGGCCGGCGTTACGCACGGCGCTGGCCCTGGACCCCGAGCGTCGCACCATCAGCGTCGCTGAGTTGCGTGAGATGATGGGCTGCCCGTGGCGCCGTTGGTTTGTGTAG
- the tssM gene encoding type VI secretion system membrane subunit TssM, translating into MNAFFKGAGTVLATIWVWSLLLVLSVALLVWFFGPLLAVDGYRFWAAPTSRLLTVCVVFLLWGLAMVLAGGRRAARLKKPGHQAHHEQQGRIEDEQKQVRGRFREALHTLKTSGRYAERSERWRDELPWYLLIGEAGSGKTRLLAASGLPFPLDRVEPSSTGQTRYCDWYFADDAVLVDTAGRYLTQPDGAVDAAGWLTLLRLLRARRQVRPLNGVVVTLSMETLVGSHPLDLDHHARHIHTRLQEIQQTLHVDVPIYLVLTQADRLTGFAEYFDSPQADAAEGVLGEQLITGKAGTEVTQVRQAFETLLQRLGGELIQRLHAQRSVEQRGLTLDFPQQMARVGERLCAFIELAFSAHRYQRINGLRGFYLTCAGERGSHFIQGLFNRVIFAEAGLAGLQGQEQQRIRRRQIGVAVAATLVIGAAGWLWMHSYSVNHHRLQQLANLATPVALPLGTDATLAVLPLLDARRAAIQVFPAVQDVPLVERAGLYQGEASQPVLDSAYEQALQQQLLPRVTELLEEQVRSSLDDRERLLDNLRAYLMLTLRERRDTAWLAQRVAGHWSARYAGDTSTQHRLNVHLAQLLGQSFVAPVDDQLVALARQALRGESLADVIYRVLREQSRNLEPLRFAEGKVFAAIDHPIPGFYTKRYLQYFETQGPRLVNAIAQDNWVLGEGTDLSAMDLRRLMLELEQRYFSEYADAWSEALGQVSLQATDGLRQGAEQLASLTSAQSPVIQLLQLVRENTRLLPVSERLDEVTRQIGEVGAVAQLASDALMEQLPPDSARRALQRRFEPLHQMLDERQNPGAELSQALRLADELHLQLTALNRESAPEQAAFQKAIRRMEGQQDVLGNLRDAAARLPLPLSAWFEAIADDVWRHWLDEAYVYVNQRYQSEVYGVYAKAIRQRYPFNAHGTSDVALSDFTDFFKPRGVMARFYDSYLRPFVSTEGSRYRLRGLDGRSFPTSRAFLDQLAKAQVIRRGFFSEEQGGLSVRFTLAPYSLDQAVSRAILRIGDQQLEYRHGPIVPMAFHWPTEADNGRSSLVLERGAHRPLGIEKNSGDWSLFRFFDLMQSEPANGRNAQILKSDLSGLRANYLLTSQRMPNPFQIAAWRTFRLPERL; encoded by the coding sequence ATGAACGCATTCTTCAAGGGCGCGGGCACCGTGCTGGCTACGATTTGGGTCTGGAGCTTGTTGCTGGTGCTTTCAGTCGCGCTGTTGGTATGGTTTTTCGGACCCTTGCTCGCGGTGGACGGGTATCGGTTCTGGGCCGCACCGACATCGCGCCTGTTGACCGTCTGCGTGGTGTTTCTGTTGTGGGGGCTGGCGATGGTCCTGGCCGGCGGGCGCCGCGCCGCGCGGCTGAAAAAGCCCGGACACCAGGCGCATCATGAGCAACAGGGGCGCATCGAGGACGAGCAGAAACAAGTGCGTGGCCGCTTCAGGGAGGCGCTACATACCCTGAAAACCTCTGGCCGGTATGCTGAACGCAGCGAGCGTTGGCGTGATGAGCTGCCCTGGTACCTGTTGATCGGCGAGGCGGGCAGTGGCAAGACGCGCTTGCTGGCGGCCAGTGGGTTGCCGTTTCCGCTGGACCGTGTCGAGCCGAGTTCGACGGGCCAGACCCGCTACTGTGATTGGTACTTTGCCGACGACGCGGTGCTGGTCGATACCGCCGGACGCTACCTGACGCAACCGGACGGTGCCGTGGATGCCGCGGGCTGGTTGACCTTGCTCAGGCTGCTCAGGGCGCGACGCCAGGTCCGCCCGCTCAATGGTGTCGTGGTGACCTTGTCGATGGAAACGCTGGTTGGCAGCCACCCGCTGGATCTGGACCATCACGCCCGTCACATTCACACGCGCTTGCAGGAAATCCAGCAGACGTTGCATGTCGATGTGCCGATCTACCTGGTCCTGACCCAGGCCGATCGGTTGACGGGGTTTGCCGAATACTTCGACTCACCCCAGGCCGACGCCGCCGAAGGCGTACTGGGTGAACAGCTGATCACCGGCAAGGCCGGCACTGAAGTCACCCAGGTGCGCCAGGCGTTCGAGACGCTGCTGCAACGCCTGGGGGGTGAGTTGATTCAGCGCTTGCACGCGCAGCGCAGTGTTGAGCAGCGCGGGCTGACACTCGACTTTCCGCAACAGATGGCGCGAGTCGGCGAACGCCTGTGCGCATTTATCGAGCTGGCTTTTTCCGCGCATCGTTATCAACGTATCAACGGACTGCGCGGGTTCTATTTGACCTGCGCCGGTGAGCGCGGCTCGCACTTCATCCAGGGCTTGTTCAACCGGGTGATATTTGCCGAGGCCGGCCTCGCCGGTCTGCAGGGCCAGGAGCAGCAGCGCATACGTCGCCGGCAAATCGGCGTGGCCGTGGCCGCAACCCTGGTCATCGGTGCGGCGGGTTGGCTGTGGATGCACAGTTATTCGGTCAACCATCATCGCTTGCAGCAACTGGCCAACCTGGCGACGCCAGTTGCCTTGCCACTTGGTACGGACGCGACGCTGGCCGTGTTGCCGCTGCTGGATGCACGGCGGGCGGCGATCCAGGTTTTCCCCGCAGTGCAGGACGTGCCACTGGTGGAACGTGCAGGCTTGTATCAGGGAGAAGCGAGTCAGCCGGTGCTGGACAGCGCGTATGAGCAGGCCCTGCAACAGCAGTTATTGCCACGGGTGACCGAGTTGCTCGAAGAGCAGGTGCGTTCGAGCCTGGATGATCGCGAGCGGCTGTTGGACAACCTGCGTGCCTACCTGATGCTCACCTTGCGCGAGCGCCGTGATACGGCTTGGCTGGCGCAGCGAGTGGCTGGCCATTGGTCGGCACGTTATGCGGGCGATACGTCGACACAGCACCGCCTGAATGTGCACCTGGCGCAGTTGCTTGGGCAATCGTTCGTGGCACCGGTGGATGATCAACTGGTTGCCCTGGCGCGCCAGGCATTGCGCGGTGAGTCGTTGGCCGATGTGATCTACCGGGTGCTGCGCGAGCAGTCGCGTAACCTGGAACCCTTGCGCTTTGCCGAGGGCAAGGTATTTGCCGCCATCGATCATCCGATCCCCGGGTTCTACACAAAACGGTATTTGCAGTATTTCGAGACGCAGGGGCCGCGATTGGTGAATGCCATTGCCCAGGACAATTGGGTGCTGGGTGAAGGGACGGACTTGAGTGCCATGGATTTACGCCGGCTGATGCTTGAGCTCGAGCAGCGTTACTTCAGCGAGTACGCCGACGCCTGGAGTGAGGCATTGGGCCAGGTCAGCCTGCAGGCGACTGACGGCCTCAGGCAAGGTGCCGAGCAACTTGCCAGCTTGACGTCCGCCCAGTCGCCCGTGATCCAGCTGTTGCAGTTGGTCAGGGAAAATACCCGCTTGCTCCCTGTCAGCGAGCGACTGGATGAGGTGACGCGCCAGATCGGTGAGGTGGGCGCGGTGGCGCAGTTGGCAAGCGACGCGCTAATGGAGCAGTTGCCGCCGGATTCGGCCCGGCGTGCGTTGCAGCGCCGCTTCGAACCGTTGCACCAGATGCTGGACGAGCGGCAAAACCCCGGTGCCGAGTTAAGCCAGGCCCTGCGTCTGGCCGACGAGTTGCACCTGCAACTGACGGCCCTGAACCGTGAGAGTGCGCCGGAGCAGGCGGCCTTCCAAAAGGCTATACGGCGCATGGAGGGCCAGCAGGATGTGCTGGGCAATTTGCGTGACGCTGCTGCGCGTCTGCCACTGCCGCTGTCTGCCTGGTTCGAGGCCATTGCCGATGATGTCTGGCGCCACTGGTTGGACGAGGCCTATGTGTATGTGAACCAGCGCTATCAAAGCGAGGTATACGGTGTGTATGCCAAGGCCATTCGCCAGCGGTACCCGTTCAATGCCCACGGTACCAGCGATGTGGCGCTCAGTGATTTCACCGATTTTTTCAAGCCTCGAGGTGTGATGGCGCGGTTCTATGACAGTTACCTGCGCCCGTTTGTCAGCACCGAGGGCAGCCGCTACCGCTTGCGCGGCCTGGACGGGCGCAGCTTTCCGACATCACGTGCTTTCCTGGACCAACTGGCGAAGGCGCAAGTGATCCGGCGCGGTTTTTTTTCCGAGGAACAAGGAGGCTTGTCCGTGCGCTTTACCCTGGCCCCCTACAGCCTGGACCAGGCGGTCAGTCGCGCCATCCTGCGTATTGGCGATCAACAACTGGAATATCGCCACGGCCCCATCGTGCCCATGGCGTTTCATTGGCCCACCGAGGCCGACAACGGTCGCAGCAGCCTGGTCCTGGAGCGGGGCGCGCATCGACCCCTGGGGATCGAGAAAAACAGCGGAGATTGGTCATTGTTCCGCTTCTTCGATTTGATGCAGAGCGAGCCCGCCAATGGCCGAAACGCGCAGATACTCAAGTCTGACCTCTCGGGTTTGCGCGCCAATTACCTGTTGACCAGCCAGCGCATGCCCAACCCATTTCAAATCGCGGCCTGGCGCACGTTCCGCTTGCCGGAGCGTCTGTGA
- a CDS encoding PP2C family protein-serine/threonine phosphatase, whose amino-acid sequence MSRHRTPWRSAGRTQRGKVRARNEDAFLDCPQRGCWAVADGMGGHRAGDVASQWVASSLASLSGQGSLDQRVEAVRRCLQSLNWQLGHGLRRPAGDLDGTMGSTVVTLLLEGSRAACVWAGDSRCYLWRGQNLYQLSRDHSLLRQLMDEQQLSLEQARAHPDARALTRAIGAREPLNLEVLELSTRPGDVFLLCSDGLYQSLSHGELGRALSMGTPQQMVDRLFAAVMRGTARDDLTAVVVQS is encoded by the coding sequence GTGAGCCGCCATCGCACCCCTTGGCGCAGTGCGGGGCGTACGCAGCGCGGCAAGGTCAGGGCGCGTAACGAGGACGCGTTCCTCGATTGCCCTCAACGCGGCTGTTGGGCGGTGGCGGACGGCATGGGCGGGCACCGGGCCGGGGATGTGGCCAGCCAATGGGTGGCCAGCAGCCTGGCGTCCTTGTCGGGGCAGGGTAGCCTCGATCAGCGCGTGGAAGCCGTTCGCCGATGCCTGCAATCGCTCAATTGGCAACTGGGCCATGGGCTGAGACGCCCCGCAGGTGATCTCGACGGCACCATGGGCAGCACCGTCGTCACGCTACTGTTGGAGGGCAGTCGTGCTGCCTGTGTGTGGGCGGGAGACAGCCGTTGCTACCTGTGGCGCGGGCAGAACCTGTATCAACTGTCCCGCGACCACTCCCTGCTTCGACAATTGATGGATGAACAACAGTTGAGCCTGGAGCAGGCCCGAGCCCACCCGGATGCGCGGGCCTTGACGCGGGCCATCGGCGCCCGTGAGCCCTTGAACCTGGAAGTGCTGGAGCTCAGCACTCGGCCAGGCGATGTGTTCCTGTTGTGCAGCGACGGTCTGTACCAGTCACTCAGTCATGGCGAGCTGGGACGTGCCTTGAGCATGGGCACGCCGCAACAGATGGTGGACCGGTTGTTCGCCGCCGTCATGCGCGGCACGGCGCGGGACGACCTGACTGCTGTGGTGGTGCAGTCATGA
- a CDS encoding flavin-containing monooxygenase: MNAHSESIDIAIIGSGFAGLCMAIQLKEAGLTDFFIAEQAETLGGTWRDNHYPGCACDVQSHVYSFSFAPNPDWTRQFAPQTEIRAYLEQCARRFELMPYLRFNMGLQRAVFDEQQQRWQLRFSDGRQVSARVLISGMGALSRPALPDIPGLESFKGKRFHSQQWDHDYLLKGKRVAVIGTGASAIQFVPQIAPQVAHLDLFQRTPPWIMPKPDRPISRAERWAFKHLPFTQRLVRGAFYWALEGRVVGFALHPRLMKMVQKIALRHLHKQVARPSLRKALTPDYTIGCKRVLISNDYYPALSRSNVEVVTESVLRIEADGVITADGKKHPADCLIFGTGFQATDPLPRDCIIGRDGVDLMDAWRDGAHAYKGTTVPGYPNLFLIIGPNTGLGHNSMILMIEAQVAYILDALKHMQRHRIATVDVKPAVEHTYNQQLQARLKRTIWNTGGCRSWYLDPRTGKNTTLWPGSTWRFKQVTRHFALKDYVVGLAPVNAPPRAIAAPNAGVERSLS; encoded by the coding sequence ATGAATGCCCACAGCGAATCCATCGACATCGCCATCATCGGTTCAGGCTTCGCCGGCCTGTGCATGGCCATCCAGCTCAAGGAGGCCGGCCTGACCGACTTCTTTATCGCCGAGCAGGCCGAGACGCTCGGCGGCACGTGGCGCGACAACCACTACCCAGGGTGCGCCTGCGATGTGCAGTCCCATGTCTACTCGTTTTCGTTTGCGCCCAACCCTGACTGGACGCGCCAATTCGCGCCGCAAACGGAAATCCGCGCTTACCTGGAGCAATGCGCCCGGCGATTCGAGCTGATGCCGTACCTGCGCTTCAACATGGGCCTGCAACGCGCCGTGTTCGATGAGCAGCAGCAACGCTGGCAACTGCGTTTCAGTGACGGGCGCCAGGTCAGCGCGCGGGTGCTGATATCGGGCATGGGGGCGCTGTCGCGCCCGGCGCTGCCGGATATTCCGGGGCTGGAGAGTTTCAAGGGCAAGCGCTTCCACTCCCAGCAGTGGGACCACGACTACCTCTTGAAGGGCAAGCGCGTGGCGGTGATCGGCACGGGCGCCAGTGCCATTCAGTTCGTGCCGCAGATCGCGCCACAGGTGGCCCATCTGGACCTGTTCCAACGCACCCCGCCGTGGATCATGCCCAAGCCCGACCGACCGATTTCTCGCGCCGAACGCTGGGCCTTCAAGCACCTGCCTTTCACCCAGCGCCTGGTACGCGGTGCTTTTTACTGGGCGCTGGAAGGTCGCGTGGTGGGCTTTGCCCTGCACCCACGGCTGATGAAGATGGTGCAGAAAATCGCCCTGCGCCACCTGCACAAACAAGTGGCCCGCCCTTCCCTGCGCAAGGCCCTGACCCCGGACTACACCATCGGCTGCAAGCGCGTGCTGATCTCCAACGACTATTACCCGGCGCTGTCACGCAGCAATGTCGAGGTGGTGACCGAGAGTGTGCTGCGCATCGAAGCCGATGGCGTGATCACCGCCGACGGTAAAAAACACCCCGCCGATTGCCTGATCTTCGGCACTGGCTTCCAGGCCACCGACCCGCTGCCCCGCGATTGCATCATCGGCCGCGACGGCGTCGACCTGATGGATGCCTGGCGCGATGGCGCACATGCCTATAAAGGCACCACGGTGCCGGGCTATCCGAACCTGTTCCTGATCATCGGGCCCAACACCGGGCTGGGGCATAACTCGATGATTCTGATGATCGAGGCCCAGGTCGCCTACATCCTCGATGCGCTCAAGCACATGCAGCGACACCGCATCGCCACGGTCGACGTCAAACCCGCCGTGGAGCACACCTACAACCAGCAACTGCAGGCCAGGCTCAAGCGCACCATCTGGAATACCGGCGGTTGCCGCAGCTGGTATCTCGATCCCCGTACCGGCAAGAACACCACGCTGTGGCCCGGTTCGACCTGGCGCTTCAAGCAGGTCACCCGGCACTTTGCGCTCAAGGACTATGTCGTCGGCCTGGCGCCGGTCAACGCACCACCGCGCGCGATAGCCGCACCCAATGCCGGTGTCGAAAGGAGCCTGTCATGA
- a CDS encoding metal-dependent hydrolase: MLPIRRDIRFALPAERIKNWHEQGPFITHFFNALSLLFPQGELFFMDSVRHYRAHIHDPQLKKEIQGFIGQEAMHSREHVAYNDLLQAAGLPAHTLDRRLKFILDLQKKHLPPSFNLAVTIALEHYTAMLAEILLSDPSRFGDSHKGYQQMWYWHALEETEHKAVAFDVWNTVVKPGPLRYLLRTGTMLTTTLLFWLVVFDFHVRLLIADRKAGGHLKGVWRMLKFLYGPKGVFPRMLRPWLHYFKPGFHPWDHDNRARLAGIDGLLEEIARTGGGYESA; this comes from the coding sequence ATGCTGCCTATCCGTCGCGATATCCGCTTTGCCTTACCGGCTGAACGCATCAAGAACTGGCATGAGCAAGGCCCGTTCATCACGCACTTCTTCAATGCCCTGTCGCTGCTGTTTCCCCAAGGAGAGCTGTTTTTCATGGACAGCGTGCGCCACTACCGCGCGCACATCCATGACCCGCAGTTGAAGAAAGAGATCCAGGGTTTTATCGGCCAGGAAGCCATGCACAGCCGCGAACACGTGGCCTATAACGATTTGCTGCAAGCGGCGGGGCTGCCGGCGCACACCCTGGACCGACGTCTGAAATTCATCCTCGACCTGCAGAAAAAACACCTGCCGCCGTCTTTCAACCTGGCGGTAACCATCGCCCTGGAGCACTACACCGCGATGCTCGCGGAAATACTGCTCAGCGACCCGTCGCGCTTTGGCGACTCACACAAGGGCTACCAGCAGATGTGGTACTGGCACGCCCTGGAAGAAACCGAGCACAAGGCCGTGGCGTTCGATGTGTGGAACACCGTGGTCAAGCCCGGGCCACTGCGCTATCTGTTGCGCACCGGGACCATGCTCACCACCACCCTGCTCTTCTGGCTGGTGGTGTTTGATTTCCACGTACGCTTGCTGATTGCCGACCGCAAGGCCGGAGGGCATTTAAAGGGGGTCTGGCGCATGCTCAAGTTTCTCTACGGTCCCAAGGGGGTGTTCCCAAGGATGCTGCGACCGTGGCTGCATTACTTCAAACCCGGCTTTCACCCCTGGGACCACGACAACCGCGCACGCCTGGCGGGCATAGACGGGTTGCTCGAAGAGATCGCCCGGACCGGTGGTGGCTACGAGTCGGCCTAG
- a CDS encoding DUF6388 family protein has translation MSQPGDNHQLALDRFLAEHPDIVTQLDTLNPLAAQAKGETLAQYRAEHLHEAFEAEAERQGLFAWELTLKLTAESAQAFEAQRLEVHKEVAQMAGMSWADYCRLHDVNS, from the coding sequence TTGTCACAACCCGGCGATAACCACCAGCTCGCCCTGGACCGATTCCTGGCAGAACATCCCGACATCGTCACGCAGTTGGATACCCTGAACCCGCTGGCGGCCCAGGCCAAAGGCGAAACCCTGGCGCAATACCGCGCCGAGCACCTGCACGAAGCCTTCGAGGCTGAAGCCGAGCGCCAGGGGCTGTTTGCCTGGGAGCTGACACTCAAGCTGACAGCGGAGTCAGCCCAGGCGTTCGAAGCCCAACGCCTCGAAGTCCACAAGGAAGTGGCGCAGATGGCCGGCATGAGCTGGGCTGACTACTGCCGGTTGCACGACGTGAACAGCTGA
- a CDS encoding SDR family NAD(P)-dependent oxidoreductase, translating into MKSFNGRVAAITGAASGMGRALALALAREGCHLALADKNSQGLEQTLALIKTSPLSPVTVTTQVLDVSDRQAMEDWAARCAADHGQVNLIFNNAGVALSSTVEGVDYADLEWIVGINFWGVVHGTKAFLPYLKASGDGHVINTSSVFGLFAQPGMSGYNATKFAVRGFTEALRQELDLQRCGVSATCVHPGGIRTDICRSSRIDANMTGFLIHSEQQARADFEKLFITDADQAAKVILQGVRKNKRRVLIGRDAYCLDLLARCLPAAYQALVVLASRRMAPKPRRPMLETNDESRL; encoded by the coding sequence ATGAAGTCATTCAACGGCCGCGTAGCGGCGATTACCGGCGCGGCGTCGGGTATGGGCCGCGCATTGGCCCTGGCCCTGGCCAGGGAAGGCTGTCACCTGGCGCTGGCGGACAAGAATAGCCAGGGACTGGAGCAGACCCTGGCCTTGATCAAGACCTCGCCCCTGTCGCCGGTGACCGTCACCACCCAGGTGCTGGATGTGTCCGACCGCCAGGCCATGGAAGACTGGGCCGCGCGCTGTGCGGCCGACCATGGCCAGGTCAACCTGATCTTCAATAATGCCGGCGTGGCGCTTTCGAGCACCGTCGAAGGCGTGGACTATGCCGACCTGGAATGGATCGTCGGCATCAACTTCTGGGGCGTGGTGCATGGCACCAAGGCATTTTTGCCCTACCTCAAGGCCAGCGGCGACGGCCATGTGATCAACACCTCCAGCGTCTTCGGCCTGTTTGCCCAGCCCGGCATGAGCGGCTACAACGCGACCAAATTCGCCGTGCGCGGCTTTACCGAAGCCCTGCGCCAGGAGCTCGATTTGCAACGGTGCGGCGTCTCGGCCACCTGTGTACACCCAGGCGGCATTCGCACCGATATCTGCCGCAGCAGCCGTATCGACGCGAACATGACCGGCTTTTTGATCCACAGCGAACAGCAGGCCCGTGCCGACTTCGAGAAGCTGTTCATTACCGACGCCGATCAGGCCGCCAAGGTGATCCTGCAAGGTGTGCGCAAGAACAAGCGCCGCGTGCTGATCGGCCGCGACGCGTATTGCCTCGACCTGCTCGCGCGCTGCCTGCCGGCGGCCTATCAGGCCTTGGTAGTGCTCGCCAGCAGACGCATGGCGCCCAAACCACGCAGGCCGATGCTTGAAACCAACGACGAATCCCGTCTCTGA